From the genome of Halococcus agarilyticus:
GTCACTCTCGGAGACCCCGAACTCCAGGGCTCGTCCGTCCACGGTTCGGTCGTAGACGACCGCGCTCGCACACAGCGGGCACCACGTCACCGCGATCGGCCGTCCCGCGACCTCGTCGTTGACGATCTCGTGGTAGTGGAGGATCCCGAGCGGGTACGCCCGAGCGGGCGCGCCCTCGAAATCGATCACGATGGCCTCGTCGTCCGGGTCACCGTCGTAGGTTTCGGCGAACGCGGGTTCGTCGATGCTCGGGATCGCGTCGCGCGGCACGACATCGCGGACGTTCATGGCCGGCGTAGGGAGCCATCGATGAAAACACCACGCCCGCCCCGTGAGGCGCAAAAGATTAGAAGAGAGATATTTCGATCGTGGAGCGGGATGACCGATCCACCGAACGACGGTGTCGTAACGCTAAAGGGTCGAACATTCGTCTAGACGACTAACATGAACATCGTACGAGGATTTCGGAGGGGATCACGTTGGGTGTCGAGGTAAGGGAGTCGCCGGTCTCGGCCGAAGCGTTCGAGGCGATGGAGGCGTTCGTCGGCGATTACCTCGCGGCCAGCGTCAACAACGAGGAGGAGGGTGGCCGGATGCGGTGGTACCCGTGGCATTCGGCGGCGTACCGGTTCAACCACATCCGAAACGTGGTCGCGATCGCCACCGAGATCGCCGAAGCCGAGGGCGCGAACGTCGACGTGGTCCGGGTGGCCGCGTTGTTCCACGACGTCTCGAAGCTCGAAGCCGAACAGGACTACCACGCCGAGGCGGGCGCACGCGTCGCACGCGAGTACCTCGACTCCCAGGGCGAGTACCCCGATTCGTTCGTCGAGGAGGTGTGTACGGCGGTCGCGGATCACTCCTACCAGGGCCCGCTCGGCGAGCTCCCGCTCGAAACCCGGTGTCTCATCGAGGCCGACCTGCTCGACAAGGTGGGGGCGAACGGCGCGATACTGCTGGTGCTCCGGATGGGCTACGAGTCCCGAACCCACATGGACGCCGCCGAGATGGTCGATCGGGTGACCGAGCGCGGCGAGAGCGTGGCCTCGCGGGTCGAGAGCGACGAGGCCGTGAGCATCGCCCACCAGCGCCGCAAGCGGGTGACGTGGCTGCGCGAGTGGCTCGAAGACGAGGTCGCCGGGATGGACGTCGACGGCGAGGAGTGAGCCGCCGAGCTCACGCGAGCGATCCGCCGAGCACCGACGTCGCCTCGCCCAGGAAGACGAGTCCGAACACCGCGAGCAC
Proteins encoded in this window:
- a CDS encoding HD domain-containing protein, whose translation is MGVEVRESPVSAEAFEAMEAFVGDYLAASVNNEEEGGRMRWYPWHSAAYRFNHIRNVVAIATEIAEAEGANVDVVRVAALFHDVSKLEAEQDYHAEAGARVAREYLDSQGEYPDSFVEEVCTAVADHSYQGPLGELPLETRCLIEADLLDKVGANGAILLVLRMGYESRTHMDAAEMVDRVTERGESVASRVESDEAVSIAHQRRKRVTWLREWLEDEVAGMDVDGEE